A genome region from Panicum virgatum strain AP13 chromosome 4K, P.virgatum_v5, whole genome shotgun sequence includes the following:
- the LOC120702081 gene encoding WRKY transcription factor 22-like, with the protein MEGDLPWCFGSSSNNWDLHAMVRFACGGGGRVTPAPNSDESFLSGLPPQPQQQMDTAASWQPLPADPALEDLCLQALLAAAPKPETPQPASPRNETPPKPPTSYRNAGGPTRSRRKKKKSQVSKEVTRVPAGAPSPDPCAWRKYGQKPIKGSPYPRGYYRCSTDNDCKARKQVERCRDDPATLIVTYTGGDHSHPVPLHRNSLAGTTRNKAQPPASTSPGEEPPQLQQQVAPTASSADTKQRQGSPSAPAGMFPATPLHCPRPRAGVEREEEDEAEAVAASLLLQDAEMEGEDDVLQFLKPAAGPDDGTVCKDTMLFPEPNEADPGGGCWVDDVKLSPLSNHEPQQNVHEHWRGEIPSHGPSAVGGSCSDTGSEQLGAWAWA; encoded by the exons ATGGAGGGCGATCTGCCCTGGTGCTTtggaagcagcagcaacaactgGGACCTGCACGCCATGGTGCGTTTCGCctgtggcggtggcggccgagTCACCCCGGCGCCGAACTCAGACGAATCCTTCTTGTCTgggctgccgccgcagccgcagcagcagatGGACACCGCCGCGTCGTGGCAGCCGCTTCCGGCTGACCCTGCCCTCGAAGACCTCTGCCTCcaggccctcctcgccgccgcgcccaagCCTGAGACGCCGCAGCCAGCATCGCCAAGAAACGAAACGCCGCCCAAACCACCCACTTCCTACCGCAACGCCGGCGGACCCACACGATCGAGGAGGAA gaagaagaagagtcagGTGAGCAAGGAGGTGACGCGGGTgcccgccggcgcgccgtcACCGGACCCCTGTGCGTGGCGCAAGTACGGACAGAAGCCGATCAAGGGGTCGCCGTACCCGCGCGGCTACTACCGGTGCAGCACCGACAACGACTGCAAGGCGCGGAAGCAGGTGGAGCGCTGCCGCGACGATCCGGCCACCTTGATCGTCACCTACACCGGCGGCGACCACAGCCACCCCGTCCCTCTCCACCGCAACTCCCTCGCCGGCACCACGCGCAACAAGGCGCAGCCGCCAGCGTCCACCTCCCCCGGCGAGGAAcctccacagctgcagcagcaggttGCGCCAACCGCGTCGTCGGCCGACACCAAACAGCGGCAGGGCTCGCCGTCCGCGCCTGCCGGGATGTTCCCCGCGACTCCGCTACATTGTCCGCGGCCGCGGGCTGGTGTGGAGCGCGAGGAAGAGGACGAGGCAGAGGCCGTCGCCGCCAGTCTGCTGCTCCAAGATGCGGAGATGGAGGGAGAAGATGACGTGCTGCAGTTCCTCAAGCCCGCTGCGGGTCCCGATGACGGCACTGTCTGCAAGGACACCATGCTATTCCCGGAGCCCAACGAAGCAGATCCGGGCGGAGGCTGCTGGGTGGACGACGTCAAGCTCTCACCCCTCAGTAACCACGAGCCTCAGCAGAACGTCCATGAACATTGGCGAGGAGAAATTCCCAGTCACGGGCCTTCCGCCGTGGGAGGCAGCTGCAGCGATACCGGCAGCGAGCAGCTGGGCGCCTGGGCCTGGGCCTGA